Proteins from a single region of Prinia subflava isolate CZ2003 ecotype Zambia chromosome 10, Cam_Psub_1.2, whole genome shotgun sequence:
- the LEPROT gene encoding leptin receptor gene-related protein, with translation MAGVKALVALSFSGAIGLTFLMLGCALEYYGVYWPLFVLIFYFLCPIPHFIAKRVGDDSDAASSACRELAYFFTTGIVVSAFGLPIILARVEAIKWGACGLVLAGNAVIFLTILGFFLVFGRGDDFSWEQW, from the exons ATGGCGGGCGTGAAAG CTCTCGTGGCCCTGTCCTTCAGCGGAGCCATCGGGCTGACCTTCCTCATGCTGGGCTGCGCCCTGGAGTACTACGG TGTGTACTGGCCCCTGTTTGTGTTGATCTTTTACTTCCTCTGCCCCATTCCCCACTTCATTGCCAAGAGGGTGGGCGATGACAGCGAcgcagccagcagtgcctgcagggagctggccTATTTCTTCACCACGGGAATTGTTGTCTCTGCCTTTGGACTCCCTATCATCCTTGCACGGGTGGAAGCA ATCAAATGGGGAGCCTGTGGCCTGGTGCTGGCTGGCAATGCAGTCATTTTCCTTACTATTTTAGgctttttccttgtgtttggCAGAGGAGATGACTTTAGCTGGGAGCAGTGGTAG